The genomic window gactttggactAGGGCATGGAAtgagaggacaagaggaaatggcttcactttggcagcaggcagggttACATGAGgtactgtgaagaaattctttcctgtgagagTGGTGATGCACTGGTAAaagttgcccagagatgctgtggctgACCCAgacctggaagtgttcaaggccagattggatggggcaTTGATCAGGCTGGTCTAGGGGgacatgtccctgcccattgtgGGGGAGTTGGAACTcgtccctttcaacccaaaccattctgtgattctgtgattctctaagATGTGGTAAAACCCCTTGAGCTTTTACACCCTGAATCAGAGGCTTATTTCCGAGGACAGTCACTGTGGAACAGAGAAACCTCCTCCAACCCATACAGTGAGGCCAACTTGGCCTCCAGCTCCCCCAGAGTGAGGAGATCAACCTTGTTCTTGTTGTTCTCGGCAATGACTGCCCAAGCCCTCATGCCAGTACCAGTCTCACAGCAGGCACTTGACCAGATGTGGCTGGGGATATTCACCCTCCCACTGGGGATCTTGCtgttcccaggcacagcacccaCGATGACGTAGGTGCTGTTACAGCCCTTGGTCTTCTTAATCATTGTTCCTTGCTCGTACTTCGTCCAGGCGCCATTGTTGAGTTTCTCATCCTGGGGCACTATGTTGGTGAGGGTATTGGTAGGCAGCTTTTTTCTGTAGGTTGGGTGGTGGCCAACGGGGTTCAAGTGGCCACGGGTCAAACCCTTCAGGCCCTTGTAGTCTTCGAGGACAGCCTGGCTCCTTTTGATTTCCTCTATGTTGACATGGTACTCATCTATGAGGGTTGACTCAGTATTCATTTCTTTGGGATAAGTTGAGCCCATCAGCTTGAAAGGTAAAGAAGGAGAAAACGTGTTAGACTTGGGGAAGAGAATAATGGAGCAATAGTTTTCCCTGGAGCTGAAGTCTCCAAGTGTCAAGAACacattttttgccattttttgtgCATGGGAATGTATGAAGCCGAGAGAACCCCTATAGGTGCCCCTCCTGGATGAACACTAGAGCcttaaagaaaaagacattcagAATCTGACTGCTCTCCTTGTGACCTTTGTGATCCAgtctgcagcctgtgctgggagtgTGGGTAGATATATGAGACTGAGC from Pithys albifrons albifrons isolate INPA30051 chromosome 3, PitAlb_v1, whole genome shotgun sequence includes these protein-coding regions:
- the LOC139669611 gene encoding endonuclease domain-containing 1 protein-like — its product is MLWLLLLLQVWASCLWLGHSEVGTSFDSCLEFFYQNTPPNSALKPEDPAWICQVYDNQYCFATLYDKSRRIPMYSAYKYEPGESPKPQIWMVEPQLMGSTYPKEMNTESTLIDEYHVNIEEIKRSQAVLEDYKGLKGLTRGHLNPVGHHPTYRKKLPTNTLTNIVPQDEKLNNGAWTKYEQGTMIKKTKGCNSTYVIVGAVPGNSKIPSGRVNIPSHIWSSACCETGTGMRAWAVIAENNKNKVDLLTLGELEAKLASLYGLEEVSLFHSDCPRK